Proteins encoded by one window of Dyella humicola:
- a CDS encoding helicase-related protein: protein MNNFEQARDLLTSDLRKYLIGPAEGEEEIIPERASDRYHVGSLAPSGTIVSQEEDDADDSADASGAEGKSGDGVLALANAAQQSAVGFTFQVPTNRRVLIDVSWADYIAVADKKSGTVSVNGSQSGDHCSDGAVSQSASTSSWRWRRSPHVLNDIVLPLQILDKSGSEQIASDGDISLELHERVSGNLRIVTVSLVNRRPRPDREKRREQGVPPEDANIYQVSLSIRSEDGSKAFVSRSSSEMISDPEFLVHELLYRNVRQYAVGHGCATDWSPDGTDASVAKIWSDWLPTSEVFKASSRVESLDGSTALDVAYLASAQRKELIEELGALPNAYASWIAGLRSSLDEVVKECDSNVASRIRGVATKNLDACERVNNRIREGIALIASDDHVFCSFALANAAMEASMRIARPMSTPLWRPFQLAFLLLAMPSTASGDHPERLTLDLIWFPTGGGKTEAYLGLVAFTLFHRRLSASNPRDGGGTAVITRYTLRLLTMQQFERAARTVMACEVLRRKDPAGLGSEPFSIGLFVGNGVTPGDLATAQRVLEGTNEDKSLATLPVTKCPWCSEKIRSNRDQTIDRSGLRVVTRCHNQACDFQAGLPIACVDEELFAHPPSMIIGTVDKFAMMAWEPRIGRLFGRPNLSRPPSLIIQDELHLIGDALGSITGLYETAVDLLCSENGVQPKIVGSTATIRRARAQSHSVFLREVAQFPPNGLNYDDSFFYREDRSNAGRVYMGVHAQGRSPKHTLARLIGILGQGAMSIKDKTAQDHYWTLVTYFNSLRELGGAWVLGLDDVPKYIKAMPAKQMPDRRLGEPTELTSHLPSTAIPGVLERIAASRNSDDDDRETVDLLLCTNMISVGVDIDRLGLMIVNGQPKTTAEYIQATSRVGRPEGAAGLVVTLYNWTRPRDRSHYERFRSYHESFYRNVEATSATPFSMRARDRGLHGVFVSLMRLTIPQLADSPMTIDDPAVKPRVALIMSSIVDRAQRVSGSEDVAAEVLEELEYIRDKIRAVAEMEGVWHRGSGVRVLRRPNEARGVGGGIETPQSMRDVDPPCAIELKSLSS, encoded by the coding sequence ATGAACAATTTTGAACAAGCCAGAGACCTCCTGACTAGCGACTTGCGTAAGTACCTTATCGGTCCTGCTGAGGGGGAAGAAGAGATAATTCCGGAAAGAGCCAGCGACCGGTATCACGTGGGCAGTCTCGCTCCCTCGGGAACCATCGTTTCCCAAGAGGAGGACGACGCTGATGATTCCGCAGATGCGAGTGGAGCAGAAGGAAAGAGCGGCGACGGTGTCCTTGCGCTGGCAAATGCCGCACAGCAGTCTGCGGTGGGTTTCACCTTCCAGGTTCCCACGAACAGGCGCGTGCTGATAGATGTGTCGTGGGCCGACTACATTGCCGTAGCCGACAAGAAATCTGGCACGGTTTCGGTCAATGGATCCCAGTCGGGCGACCATTGTTCCGACGGCGCCGTAAGCCAGTCTGCAAGCACGAGCTCCTGGAGATGGCGCCGCTCACCACATGTCCTGAACGACATTGTGCTTCCTCTCCAGATTCTCGATAAATCCGGATCGGAGCAGATCGCATCCGATGGCGACATAAGTCTTGAGCTTCACGAGCGTGTGAGTGGAAACCTGAGGATTGTTACAGTCTCCCTTGTGAACCGTCGGCCGCGTCCCGATCGAGAAAAGAGACGGGAACAGGGCGTTCCGCCAGAGGACGCCAATATTTATCAGGTCTCGCTTTCAATCCGCTCGGAAGATGGGTCGAAAGCATTTGTCTCAAGATCAAGTAGCGAGATGATCTCCGATCCAGAGTTCCTCGTTCACGAGTTGCTCTACCGCAACGTGAGGCAGTATGCCGTAGGACATGGATGTGCAACAGACTGGTCGCCCGATGGAACGGACGCAAGCGTAGCGAAGATCTGGTCAGACTGGCTGCCAACCTCTGAGGTCTTTAAGGCGTCTTCAAGGGTCGAATCACTCGACGGTTCCACAGCGCTAGATGTCGCGTACCTCGCTTCTGCCCAAAGAAAGGAATTGATCGAAGAGCTTGGGGCTCTGCCGAACGCCTACGCCAGCTGGATCGCCGGTCTGCGTTCCTCGCTTGACGAAGTAGTCAAGGAATGCGACTCCAACGTCGCGTCGCGTATTCGGGGAGTCGCCACAAAAAATCTGGACGCGTGCGAGCGCGTAAACAACCGCATCAGGGAAGGAATCGCCTTGATCGCCTCTGACGATCATGTCTTTTGTTCGTTTGCACTTGCCAACGCAGCGATGGAAGCAAGCATGAGGATCGCGCGGCCCATGAGCACGCCGCTATGGCGTCCATTTCAGTTGGCCTTCCTGCTTCTGGCCATGCCGTCTACTGCGTCGGGTGACCATCCGGAGCGCTTAACTCTGGATCTGATCTGGTTTCCCACCGGTGGCGGAAAAACTGAAGCCTATCTAGGACTTGTCGCGTTCACCCTGTTCCATCGCCGACTGTCAGCGTCAAATCCCAGGGATGGCGGGGGAACGGCTGTAATCACGCGCTACACGCTCCGCCTGCTTACCATGCAGCAGTTCGAGCGTGCGGCCAGGACGGTAATGGCGTGCGAAGTGCTGCGGCGCAAGGATCCGGCTGGCTTAGGTTCTGAACCTTTCTCCATCGGCCTTTTCGTTGGCAATGGCGTCACTCCCGGCGATCTTGCGACTGCCCAGAGAGTGCTGGAAGGAACAAACGAGGACAAGTCGCTCGCGACGCTACCTGTGACCAAGTGCCCCTGGTGTTCTGAAAAGATACGATCCAATCGCGACCAAACAATCGACCGCAGTGGGCTTAGGGTCGTTACTCGATGCCATAACCAGGCCTGTGATTTTCAAGCCGGTTTGCCTATCGCATGCGTGGATGAGGAACTGTTTGCCCATCCTCCTTCGATGATCATTGGTACCGTCGATAAGTTCGCCATGATGGCCTGGGAGCCACGGATTGGCCGTCTGTTCGGCCGGCCGAATCTATCGAGGCCGCCAAGCCTCATCATTCAGGATGAGTTGCACCTCATAGGCGACGCTCTGGGGTCGATCACTGGCCTGTACGAGACCGCCGTCGATCTCCTCTGCTCTGAAAATGGAGTTCAGCCGAAGATTGTCGGGTCAACGGCGACCATCAGGCGCGCCAGAGCCCAGTCACACTCAGTTTTTCTCCGGGAAGTTGCGCAGTTTCCGCCAAACGGGCTCAACTACGACGACTCATTCTTTTACCGCGAGGACCGGTCAAACGCAGGGCGGGTCTACATGGGAGTGCATGCACAGGGAAGATCACCGAAGCATACGCTGGCGCGACTGATCGGGATTCTCGGTCAGGGTGCCATGTCAATCAAAGACAAGACAGCTCAGGATCACTACTGGACGCTGGTCACCTACTTCAACAGTCTTCGCGAGCTGGGAGGCGCCTGGGTGCTTGGACTGGATGACGTTCCCAAGTACATCAAGGCAATGCCGGCGAAGCAAATGCCCGATCGGCGTCTCGGCGAACCTACAGAACTGACGAGCCACCTGCCATCCACAGCGATTCCTGGCGTCTTGGAAAGGATCGCTGCATCGAGAAATTCTGATGACGACGATCGCGAAACCGTTGACCTGCTCCTGTGCACAAACATGATTTCCGTAGGTGTCGACATCGATAGACTGGGTCTCATGATCGTCAACGGACAACCGAAGACCACGGCCGAGTACATACAGGCAACAAGCCGGGTAGGAAGGCCGGAAGGCGCGGCGGGTCTCGTAGTGACCCTGTACAACTGGACCAGGCCACGGGATCGATCGCACTACGAGAGGTTCAGGTCGTATCACGAGAGCTTCTATCGAAATGTCGAAGCGACAAGCGCGACGCCATTCTCAATGCGTGCGCGTGATCGCGGCCTACATGGGGTTTTCGTTTCGCTGATGAGACTCACGATTCCTCAGCTGGCGGATTCGCCGATGACAATTGATGATCCTGCAGTCAAACCTCGAGTCGCCCTCATCATGAGTTCCATTGTGGATCGGGCGCAACGGGTTTCCGGGTCGGAGGACGTTGCAGCTGAGGTCCTGGAGGAACTTGAGTACATTCGCGACAAGATCCGGGCTGTCGCCGAAATGGAGGGCGTTTGGCATCGCGGTTCGGGTGTCCGCGTCCTCCGCAGGCCAAATGAGGCAAGAGGTGTCGGAGGTGGGATAGAGACGCCGCAGTCCATGAGGGACGTAGATCCGCCCTGTGCCATTGAACTCAAATCTCTTTCGTCTTAA